The Zingiber officinale cultivar Zhangliang chromosome 9A, Zo_v1.1, whole genome shotgun sequence genome window below encodes:
- the LOC122020359 gene encoding leucine-rich repeat receptor-like serine/threonine-protein kinase At1g17230: protein MASLLRRTLHLLAAISCFLFAAVEGGGDDDLRLLMEFKSNLVDAGGNLSNWSPSEPNPCLWDGIACFQSEVTSINLHKFGLQGFLTATICRLPYLTTFNVSSNMISGSIPKDLAQCRSLEILDLSTNMLHGEIPQELCALSSLTKLFLSENYLFGVIPSSIGNLTMLEELVIYSNNLTGAIPPSIKMLKNLRIIRAGLNDLSGPVPVEISECDNLEVLGLAQNRLEGVLPKELERLKNLTTLVLWQNQLSGEIPPELGNCSNLEMIALNNNFFTGGVPKELGKLILLKKLYLYTNRLDGTIPKELGNCQSAIEIDLSENHLTGLIPKELGQIQTLHLLYLFENLLQGSIPRELGQLSLLRKIDLSINNLTGIIPLEFQNFTSLENLQLFNNNLEGIIPPLLGTKSNLLVLDLSDNKLTGSIPSQLCKYQKLILLSLGSNRLFGNIPHGVKTCMSLIVLRLGGNLLTGSLPLELSGLLNLTSLEMNHNRFSGPVTPEIGKLKNLERLLLSNNYFFGEIPPEIGELTALVSFNVSSNHLSGGIPQELAYCKKLQRLDLSRNHFSGIIPREIGNLVNLELLLLSDNHLNGTIPDSLGGLYHLTELQLGGNNLSGGIPDELGQLTALQIALNVSYNSLSGEIPFGLGNLQMLETLYLNNNQLDGEVPASFSKLSSLLVCNLSYNYLFGSLPNTPVFRSMDDSNFLGNYGLCGSGTKACQPSPVPLYIAEPGWVKRTSKEKIVSISAVVVGLISLVLTIGLCWSMKYRLPVLAKLEEHKQGVSDLYYLPCEGVTYQEILKATDDFSESAVIGKGACGTVYKAVMLDGGIIAVKKLKSHVEGSSIDSSFRAEISTLGNVRHRNIVKLYGFCYHQDSNLILYEYMANGSLGEMLHGSGDTCLLDWNTRYRIALGAAEGLRYLHYDCKPQIIHRDIKSNNILLDETMEAHVGDFGLAKLIDISHSKTMSAVAGSYGYIAPEYAFTMKVTEKCDIYSFGVVLLELVTGKSPIQPIEQGGDLVNLVRRSVHNNTATSNVFDSRLDLTSKSTMEEMSLVLKIALFSTNDSPFDRPTMRDVIAMLMDVRGSICFSPSSPSSETPLDQTESPRGEGE from the exons ATGGCGTCCTTGTTGCGGCGGACGCTTCATCTGCTTGCGGCCATTTCTTGCTTCCTTTTCGCCGCCGTGGAGGGCGGCGGCGACGACGACCTGCGCCTGCTCATGGAGTTCAAAAGCAACCTCGTCGATGCCGGCGGCAATCTCTCGAATTGGAGCCCCTCCGAACCCAATCCTTGCCTCTGGGACGGCATTGCCTGCTTCCAGTCCGAGGTAACCTCCATTAACCTTCACAAGTTTGGTCTCCAGGGCTTCTTGACTGCTACCATTTGCCGCCTCCCTTACTTGACCACCTTCAATGTCTCCTCCAATATGATTTCTGGCTCCATTCCGAAAGATTTGGCCCAATGTAGGAGCTTAGAGATTCTTGATCTGAGCACCAACATGCTTCATGGGGAGATCCCCCAAGAACTTTGTGCATTGTCTTCTCTCACAAAGcttttcttgagtgagaactaccTATTTGGCGTTATCCCTTCAAGCATAGGCAATTTGACCATGCTTGAGGAGCTTGTCATTTACAGTAACAACCTCACCGGAGCGATTCCTCCGTCCATCAAAATGTTGAAAAATCTTCGGATTATTCGTGCGGGTCTCAATGATTTGTCTGGTCCAGTGCCAGTGGAGATCAGCGAGTGTGATAACTTGGAGGTTTTAGGGTTAGCCCAGAATCGGTTGGAAGGTGTTCTTCCCAAAGAGCTTGAGAGGTTGAAGAATCTCACAACCCTAGTTCTTTGGCAAAACCAGTTATCTGGAGAGATTCCTCCTGAGCTAGGCAACTGCAGTAACTTAGAGATGATTGCCCTGAACAACAATTTTTTCACTGGAGGTGTGCCAAAAGAGCTTGGCAAGCTGATCTTGCTGAAAAAATTGTATCTTTACACCAATAGGTTAGATGGAACCATCCCTAAGGAGCTAGGTAATTGCCAGAGTGCTATAGAGATTGATCTTTCGGAGAATCACTTGACTGGACTTATTCCTAAAGAGCTTGGTCAGATTCAGACACTTCACTTGCTTTACTTGTTTGAGAACCTCCTGCAGGGAAGCATCCCTAGGGAGCTTGGCCAATTGAGTCTTTTAAGGAAGATAGATTTGTCGATCAATAATCTAACAGGAATCATTCCTTTAGAATTCCAGAACTTCACCTCACTAGAGAACCTTCAACTTTTCAATAACAACCTTGAAGGAATCATTCCTCCACTGTTAGGAACCAAAAGTAATCTCTTAGTACTTGATTTGTCTGACAACAAACTCACCGGCAGCATACCATCTCAACTTTGTAAGTACCAGAAGTTGATCCTCTTAAGCCTTGGATCGAATAGGTTGTTCGGTAACATTCCACATGGGGTCAAAACATGCATGTCACTGATAGTACTAAGGCTGGGAGGAAACCTTCTCACGGGAAGCCTTCCATTGGAGTTATCTGGCCTTCTGAATCTAACTTCTCTAGAGATGAACCACAACCGGTTTTCTGGACCAGTAACTCCGGAAATTGGCAAGCTCAAGAACCTTGAAAGGTTGCTACTGTCTAACAATTACTTCTTCGGTGAGATTCCTCCTGAGATTGGAGAGCTTACTGCTCTTGTTAGCTTCAATGTTTCCTCGAATCATCTTTCGGGTGGTATACCTCAGGAGCTGGCATATTGCAAAAAACTCCAGAGGCTTGATCTTAGCAGAAATCATTTCAGTGGAATTATCCCACGAGAAATTGGCAATCTAGTCAACTTGGAACTCCTTCTGCTTTCGGATAACCATCTGAATGGAACTATACCAGACAGTCTGGGGGGCCTTTATCACCTTACAGAGCTGCAATTGGGTGGCAACAATTTGTCGGGTGGCATACCAGATGAGCTTGGGCAGCTTACCGCGCTGCAAATTGCTCTGAATGTTAGCTACAATTCCCTCTCTGGGGAGATACCATTTGGTCTTGGGAACTTGCAGATGCTGGAGACATTGTACTTGAACAACAACCAACTAGATGGTGAAGTACCGGCTTCGTTTAGTAAGCTCTCCAGCCTTCTAGTCTGCAATCTTTCTTACAATTACCTTTTTGGCTCTTTGCCTAATACTCCAGTGTTCAGAAGCATGGATGATAGCAACTTCCTTGGAAACTATGGTCTATGTGGAAGTGGTACAAAGGCATGCCAGCCTTCACCTGTCCCATTGTATATTGCAGAACCAGGTTGGGTGAAGAGAACCTCCAAGGAAAAAATTGTTAGTATCTCTGCTGTGGTTGTAGGGTTAATTTCTTTAGTTTTGACAATAGGTTTATGCTGGTCTATGAAGTACCGATTGCCAGTTCTTGCAAAACTTGAAGAACATAAGCAGGGAGTTTCTGATCTCTATTATCTCCCATGTGAGGGTGTCACATATCAAGAAATTCTCAAGGCGACTGATGATTTCTCTGAGAGTGCTGTTATAGGGAAGGGTGCCTGTGGTACGGTTTACAAGGCTGTAATGTTGGATGGAGGAATCATTGCAGTAAAGAAGCTGAAATCTCATGTTGAGGGTTCTAGCATTGACAGTAGCTTTCGAGCTGAGATATCAACTCTCGGAAATGTTAGACATCGTAACATTGTGAAGCTCTATGGGTTTTGCTATCACCAGGACTCGAATCTGATCCTCTATGAATATATGGCAAATGGTAGTCTCGGTGAGATGCTGCATGGTAGTGGTGATACATGTTTGCTTGATTGGAATACTCGCTACAGGATTGCTCTTGGAGCGGCGGAAGGCTTGCGTTACCTTCACTATGACTGCAAACCTCAAATAATCCACCGGGATATAAAATCTAATAACATCCTTTTGGATGAAACAATGGAGGCTCATGTTGGGGATTTTGGCTTGGCAAAATTGATAGACATTTCACATTCCAAAACCATGTCTGCTGTTGCCGGTTCTTATGGTTACATTGCTCCAG AGTATGCTTTCACAATGAAAGTTACAGAAAAGTGTGACATCTATAGTTTCGGAGTTGTTCTCTTGGAGCTGGTTACTGGAAAATCTCCAATTCAGCCAATAGAACAAGGAGGTGATCTGGTCAATTTGGTGAGGAGATCGGTTCACAACAACACAGCCACATCTAATGTTTTTGACTCCCGATTGGACCTTACCTCAAAGAGCACAATGGAAGAGATGTCCTTGGTTCTAAAGATTGCATTATTCAGCACtaatgattctccatttgatagGCCAACCATGAGGGATGTGATAGCCATGCTGATGGATGTGAGGGGATCGATATGCTTTTCCCCATCCTCTCCATCATCAGAAACACCTCTCGATCAAACTGAATCTCCCAGAG GGGAAGGAGAATAA